A single Salminus brasiliensis chromosome 20, fSalBra1.hap2, whole genome shotgun sequence DNA region contains:
- the scarf2 gene encoding scavenger receptor class F member 2 produces the protein MLSLKGTLAAGALLLLICPSFGQELNPKGRNVCRVPGTPTFVCCSGWGQQGDDCLTPLCEGNFTCKENEVCVRPNECRCRHGYFGASCDTKCPPQFWGPDCKGKCTCHPNGKCDDVTGKCTCHPNRWGENCEKPCPCQKGKCDQETGKCTCHTGFWGPHCSNNCYCSINSVCDQSTGRCICNPGWYGRNCGAQCSCNNSPCEQFTGRCQCRERLWGPNCERYCQCVHGKCNPADGSCTCKPGYRGKFCREPCPAGFYGQNCRNKCGHCKGQQPCKVTEGRCVTCERGWNGTKCDQMCAPGFFGENCKDECPPCKDGHFCDRINGKCSHCNPGWIGDRCEVRCPNGTYGENCANDCSHCFNGDCHFATGECLCDSGFYGTYCNLTCEFGQFGVNCAETCPCHDKNCNPVSGACNLYPNQRMGVIAAGTLVSFLLLILLSLLCCCFLCSNKNRNSPDQDSSTNSKKAKRILCGRFSRISTKLPRIPLRRQKLPKVVVAHHDPENTFNCSFIEPPSVAEQPTPSWSSQESFSSFETSEDGPVYCVPHEDTINEANVKPSPSTTPEKAVSVTEEDAGEYTSLKDTRATTKQPANDGSEQPLLKSSDSEGSTSGSESAMGALYARIARLSKHSKEEEDSAAEAKANDKAPSPERTKPRPPDPSTKPKVSWIHGTSGANQSEKGQAPSPPKEKKRSSADGCAKGEEKQRSKEKSSKKGEQRNSDAKKGDGNESPSKTKAHKASDPIEHINGAVQNALKKIGNFHSERKGSETAKEPPKSPIIMHPHINSEAATLLAAQLKEKTQSLNRNEGLSVGIKPNGVSTPQANREKPTPPQKAKRSVTGANKALLPTSTNLQKMVAPVTDSTTPEPKSPEKQALNGTKVGDAGDPMPKKTPIKKPPRKKGKEGTAETEPKATPKTAIMPPQFVK, from the exons GACGCCGACATTTGTGTGCTGCAGTGGTTGGGGACAGCAAGGAGACGATTGCTTAACGC CTCTCTGTGAGGGCAATTTCACCTGCAAGGAGAACGAGGTGTGCGTCCGACCCAATGAATGCCGCTGCCGTCATGGATATTTTGGAGCCAGCTGTGACACCA AATGCCCTCCTCAGTTCTGGGGTCCTGACTGCAAGGGCAAATGCACGTGCCACCCCAATGGCAAGTGCGATGACGTGACGGGCAAGTGCACATGCCACCCCAACCGCTGGGGCGAGAACTGCGAGAAGCCATGCCCCTGCCAGAAGGGCAAGTGTGACCAGGAGACGGGCAAGTGCACCTGCCACACGGGTTTCTGGGGGCCGCACTGCAGCAACAACTGCTACTGCAGCATCAACTCGGTTTGCGACCAGAGCACAGGCCGCTGCATCTGCAACCCCGGCTGGTACGGGCGCAACTGTGGCGCCCAGTGCTCCTGCAACAACTCGCCCTGCGAGCAGTTCACGGGTCGCTGCCAGTGTCGAGAGAGGCTGTGGGGACCCAACTGCGAACGCTACTGCCAGTGCGTACACGGCAAATGCAACCCGGCGGACGGCTCGTGCACCTGCAAGCCGGGCTACAGGGGCAAGTTCTGCAGGGAGCCGTGCCCGGCCGGGTTCTATGGACAGAACTGCAGGAACAA GTGTGGTCACTGTAAAGGTCAGCAGCCTTGTAAGGTCACAGAAGGACGTTGCGTTACTTGTGAGAGAGGCTGGAACGGCACTAAATGCGACCAGATGTGTGCTCCTGGCTTCTTTGGGGAGAACTGCAAAGACGAATGTCCGCCGTGTAAAGATGGTCACTTCTGCGACCGCATCAATGGGAAGTGCTCTCACTGCAATCCCGGCTGGATCGGAGATCG ctGTGAGGTTCGCTGTCCCAACGGGACGTATGGAGAGAACTGTGCGAATGACTGCAGCCACTGCTTTAACGGAGACTGCCACTTTGCTACAGGAGAGTGCCTGTGCGACTCAGGCTTTTACGGGACATA CTGCAATCTGACCTGTGAGTTCGGTCAGTTTGGGGTTAACTGCGCAGAGACGTGCCCCTGCCACGATAAAAACTGCAACCCGGTGTCTGGAGCCTGCAATTTAT ATCCGAACCAGCGGATGGGTGTGATAGCTGCTGGGACGCTGGTGTCGTTTCTGCTGCTCAtcctgctctctctgctctgctgcTGTTTCCTCTGCAGCAACAAAAACCGCAATAG TCCAGACCAGGACAGCTCCACTAACAGTAAGAAGGCCAAGAGAATTCTGTGTGGACGATTTAGCCGAATCAGCACCAAGCTGCCCAGAATCCCCCTCCGGAGGCAGAAGCTGCCCAAAGTTGTAG TAGCCCACCACGACCCCGAGAACACCTTCAACTGCAGCTTCATCGAGCCCCCGTCAGTCGCCGAGCAACCGACCCCGTCCTGGTCCTCCCAGGAGTCCTTCTCCTCTTTCGAGACGAGCGAAGACGGCCCTGTTTACTGCGTGCCCCACGAAG ATACCATAAATGAGGCTAATGTGAAGCCCAGTCCCAGCACCACTCCAGAAAAGGCTGTGTCCGTTACTGAGGAGGATGCCGGAGAATACACATCTCTCAAAGACACACGAGCAACCACGAAGCAACCCGCCAATGACGGCAGCGAGCAACCACTGCTGAAGTCTTCCGACAGCGAAGGCTCCACAAGTGGGTCCGAGTCAGCCATGGGGGCTCTTTACGCCCGAATCGCTCGCCTTTCTAAGCACTccaaagaggaagaagacagtGCAGCAGAAGCCAAGGCCAACGACAAGGCCCCGTCTCCAGAGAGGACCAAACCACGCCCTCCGGACCCCTCCACCAAGCCCAAAGTGTCCTGGATCCATGGAACATCTGGTGCCAACCAGTCAGAGAAGGGCCAGGCTCCATCGCCACccaaagaaaagaagaggagcTCTGCTGATGGTTGCGCAAAGGGCGAGGAGAAGCAACGGTCGAAGGAGAAGTCAAGCAAGAAAGGGGAACAGAGGAATTCAGATGCTAAGAAGGGTGACGGAAACGAATCCCCAAGCAAGACCAAAGCCCACAAAGCTTCGGACCCCATTGAGCACATCAACGGAGCGGTCCAGAATGCCTTGAAGAAGATTGGGAACTTCCACTCCGAGAGGAAAGGGAGCGAAACTGCCAAAGAGCCACCAAAGAGCCCAATAATCATGCACCCTCACATAAACTCTGAGGCGGCCACTCTTCTGGCTGCTCAGCTGAAGGAGAAGACCCAGAGCCTGAACCGTAACGAGGGTCTCTCAGTTGGCATCAAACCCAACGGAGTGTCCACCCCCCAGGCCAACCGGGAGAAACCCACGCCGCCCCAGAAGGCCAAGCGCTCAGTAACTGGGGCAAACAAAGCCCTTCTGCCCACCTCTACTAACCTTCAGAAGATGGTGGCTCCTGTGACGGACTCCACAACCCCTGAGCCCAAAAGCCCAGAAAAGCAGGCCTTGAATGGGACCAAAGTAGGAGATGCAGGTGACCCCATGCCAAAGAAAACGCCCATTAAAAAACCACCCAGGAAGAAAGGCAAGGAGGGAACAGCAGAGACAGAACCTAAGGCCACTCCAAAGACGGCCATCATGCCACCTCAGTTTGTCAAATAG